In Deferribacter desulfuricans SSM1, the following are encoded in one genomic region:
- the rplV gene encoding 50S ribosomal protein L22 yields MVAKAVGKYFRVSPRKARPVADLVRGKNVEEAMAILKFTNKKAAGMIAKVLKSAMANAEENHGVKDVSKLYIKEIRIDGGPTWKRYMPRAYGRATLIRKRTSHITIVLAE; encoded by the coding sequence ATGGTTGCTAAAGCAGTAGGGAAATATTTTAGAGTGTCCCCGAGAAAGGCAAGACCTGTTGCTGATCTTGTAAGGGGGAAAAATGTTGAAGAAGCTATGGCTATTTTGAAATTTACAAATAAAAAAGCAGCAGGTATGATTGCAAAAGTATTAAAATCAGCTATGGCAAATGCTGAAGAGAATCATGGTGTTAAAGATGTATCCAAATTGTATATAAAAGAGATCAGGATTGATGGCGGTCCAACATGGAAAAGGTATATGCCACGAGCATATGGTAGAGCTACGTTAATAAGAAAAAGGACCAGCCATATTACAATTGTTCTGGCTGAATAG
- a CDS encoding type Z 30S ribosomal protein S14, whose translation MATKAKYNSAFKKKKFKVREYNRCPICGRPRAFIRRFNMCRICFRKLASEGLIPGVKKASW comes from the coding sequence GTGGCTACAAAAGCAAAATATAACAGTGCGTTTAAAAAGAAAAAATTTAAAGTAAGAGAATATAACAGATGTCCTATTTGTGGAAGGCCAAGAGCATTTATTAGAAGATTTAATATGTGTAGAATTTGCTTTAGAAAGCTTGCATCTGAGGGTTTAATCCCTGGTGTAAAAAAAGCAAGTTGGTAA
- the tuf gene encoding elongation factor Tu — MAKAKFERKKPHVNVGTIGHVDHGKTTLTAAITRVLATKGFAEFTDYDNIDKAPEERERGITIATAHVEYESETRHYAHVDCPGHADYVKNMITGAAQMDGAILVVSAADGPMPQTREHILLARQVGVPYIVVFMNKVDMVDDEELLELVELEVRDLLSTYEFPGDEVPVIKGSALKALENPEDEKWTKPIWDLIAAMDEYIPLPERDIDKPFLMPIEDVFSISGRGTVVTGRVERGKVKVGDEVEIVGLRETQKTVVTGVEMFRKILDEGVAGDNIGVLLRGIKKDEVERGQVLAEPGSITPHRKFKCEAYILTKEEGGRHTPFFSGYRPQFYFRTTDVTGVITLPEGVEMVMPGDNISCEVELIQPIAMEQGLRFAIREGGRTVGAGVVTEIIE; from the coding sequence ATGGCAAAGGCGAAGTTCGAGAGGAAGAAACCTCACGTAAACGTAGGTACAATAGGTCACGTAGACCATGGTAAGACAACCTTGACAGCAGCAATAACAAGGGTGTTGGCAACAAAAGGATTTGCAGAGTTTACAGATTACGATAATATCGACAAGGCTCCTGAAGAGAGGGAGAGAGGAATTACTATAGCAACAGCTCACGTAGAGTATGAGAGTGAGACAAGACATTATGCACACGTAGACTGTCCAGGTCACGCAGACTATGTAAAGAACATGATTACAGGTGCTGCACAGATGGATGGAGCTATCTTGGTGGTTAGTGCAGCAGATGGTCCAATGCCACAGACAAGAGAGCATATACTTTTGGCAAGACAGGTAGGTGTACCATATATTGTAGTATTTATGAACAAAGTAGATATGGTAGATGATGAAGAATTACTTGAGTTGGTAGAGCTTGAGGTAAGAGATCTTCTTAGTACATATGAATTTCCAGGAGATGAAGTACCAGTAATTAAGGGTAGTGCATTGAAGGCATTGGAGAATCCAGAGGATGAGAAATGGACAAAGCCGATATGGGATTTAATAGCAGCAATGGATGAATATATACCATTGCCAGAGAGAGATATAGATAAGCCATTCTTAATGCCAATAGAGGACGTATTTAGTATATCAGGTAGAGGAACAGTAGTAACAGGTAGAGTTGAGAGAGGGAAGGTAAAAGTAGGTGATGAAGTAGAGATAGTTGGTTTGAGAGAGACTCAAAAGACAGTAGTTACTGGTGTAGAGATGTTCCGTAAGATATTGGATGAGGGTGTAGCAGGAGATAATATAGGGGTATTATTGAGAGGTATTAAGAAGGACGAAGTTGAGCGTGGACAGGTATTGGCAGAGCCAGGTAGTATAACACCACACAGGAAGTTTAAGTGTGAGGCATATATATTGACTAAGGAAGAAGGTGGAAGACATACTCCATTTTTCAGTGGATATAGGCCACAGTTTTACTTTAGGACAACAGACGTTACCGGAGTGATTACATTACCAGAGGGAGTAGAGATGGTAATGCCAGGTGACAACATCAGCTGTGAAGTGGAATTGATCCAGCCGATAGCGATGGAGCAAGGGTTGAGATTTGCGATTAGAGAAGGTGGTAGGACAGTAGGTGCTGGTGTTGTAACGGAAATTATTGAATAG
- the rpsC gene encoding 30S ribosomal protein S3: MGQKVHPIGFRLGINKDWKSVWFFGKKEYREKLMEDLKIRDFLKKRLKQAGLSNIQIERMGSKVRIILNTSRPGIVIGKKGAEIENLKKELRKLTDNDVIIVIREVKKPEIDAQLVAENVAMQIERRVAFRRAMKKAVLQALKGGAQGIKIACSGRLAGAEMARTEWYIKGRVPLQTLRADIDYGFAEAQTTYGIIGVKVWIFKGEIVENKDKIAAGVDSDVNA; encoded by the coding sequence GTGGGTCAGAAGGTTCATCCAATAGGTTTTAGACTGGGGATAAATAAAGATTGGAAATCGGTATGGTTTTTTGGAAAAAAAGAATACCGTGAAAAGTTAATGGAAGACCTAAAGATTAGGGATTTTCTTAAAAAGCGTTTGAAGCAGGCTGGTCTATCCAATATACAAATAGAAAGAATGGGCTCTAAAGTAAGAATTATATTGAATACCAGTAGACCTGGAATTGTTATTGGTAAAAAGGGTGCTGAGATAGAAAACTTAAAAAAAGAGCTCAGAAAATTAACCGATAATGATGTTATAATTGTGATTCGTGAAGTTAAAAAGCCTGAAATAGATGCTCAGTTAGTTGCAGAGAATGTAGCTATGCAGATTGAAAGACGTGTAGCTTTTAGAAGAGCTATGAAAAAGGCGGTTCTTCAAGCTCTTAAAGGTGGTGCTCAAGGTATAAAAATTGCTTGTTCAGGTAGACTTGCTGGTGCTGAAATGGCAAGAACTGAATGGTATATTAAAGGTAGAGTGCCATTACAAACTTTAAGAGCTGATATAGATTATGGGTTTGCAGAAGCACAAACAACTTATGGTATTATTGGTGTTAAAGTGTGGATATTTAAAGGTGAAATTGTTGAAAATAAAGATAAAATAGCTGCAGGAGTAGATAGCGATGTTAATGCCTAA
- the rplN gene encoding 50S ribosomal protein L14 has protein sequence MIQMQTRLKVADNSGAKEIMCIKVLGGSKKKYASLGDVIVASVKSTIPDSNIKKGSVVKAVVVRTTKERRRPDGTYIKFDENAAVLLNKNLEPIGTRVFGPVARELRAKGFLKIVSMAPEVL, from the coding sequence ATGATACAGATGCAGACAAGATTAAAAGTTGCTGATAATTCAGGTGCAAAAGAGATTATGTGTATAAAAGTTTTGGGTGGTAGTAAGAAAAAATATGCTTCACTTGGTGATGTTATTGTTGCCAGTGTAAAATCTACTATACCTGATAGTAATATTAAAAAAGGTTCTGTGGTAAAAGCAGTCGTTGTTAGAACAACAAAAGAAAGAAGACGCCCAGATGGTACATATATAAAATTTGATGAAAATGCTGCAGTTCTTTTAAATAAAAACTTAGAGCCAATAGGCACTAGGGTTTTTGGACCTGTAGCAAGGGAGCTTAGGGCTAAAGGCTTCCTTAAAATTGTATCAATGGCACCTGAAGTTCTCTAG
- the rplW gene encoding 50S ribosomal protein L23: MLSIYDVIKKPLVTEKAITLKENYNQVVFAVDKRANKYQVKEAVEKLFDVKVKDVRCMNYKGKKKRFGLIMGQRKDWKKAIVVLDKDQKLEFV; the protein is encoded by the coding sequence ATGCTTAGTATTTATGATGTTATAAAAAAACCATTGGTTACAGAAAAAGCAATAACATTAAAAGAAAATTACAATCAAGTTGTATTTGCTGTAGATAAAAGGGCAAACAAATATCAAGTGAAAGAAGCTGTTGAGAAACTCTTTGATGTGAAAGTTAAAGATGTAAGATGTATGAACTATAAGGGCAAGAAGAAGAGATTTGGACTGATTATGGGTCAAAGGAAAGACTGGAAAAAAGCAATTGTAGTCTTAGACAAAGATCAAAAATTAGAGTTTGTGTAA
- the rpsS gene encoding 30S ribosomal protein S19, whose product MPRSSKKGPFVDEHLLKKVLKAKETGDKKVIKTWSRRSTIIPEMVGLTFAVHNGRKFVPVYVTENMVGHKLGEFSFTRTFKGHKKDDKKVKGR is encoded by the coding sequence GTGCCTAGGTCATCAAAAAAAGGACCATTTGTAGATGAACACCTTTTAAAAAAGGTTTTAAAAGCTAAAGAAACTGGTGATAAAAAAGTAATAAAAACATGGTCGAGAAGAAGCACAATTATACCAGAAATGGTAGGTTTGACTTTTGCAGTTCATAATGGAAGGAAGTTTGTACCTGTGTATGTGACTGAAAACATGGTTGGGCATAAATTAGGTGAGTTTTCCTTTACTAGAACATTTAAAGGTCACAAAAAAGATGATAAAAAAGTTAAAGGTAGATAG
- the fusA gene encoding elongation factor G — translation MARKYPLEKQRNIGIMAHIDAGKTTTTERILYYTGVNYKIGEVHEGTATMDWMEQEKERGITITSATTQCFWNGYRINIIDTPGHVDFTIEVERSLKVLDGAVAVFCAVGGVEPQSETVWRQADKYRVPRIAFVNKMDRVGADFFNVMQMMVDRLGARPVALQLPIGAEDSFVGVIDLVKMKAIVWTGDELGAKYDIVDIPEEYVDQANEYREKLVETVCEVDEELMEKYFEGEEITEQELVNAIRKGTINIDFTPVLCGSAFKNKGVQPLLDAVVAYLPSPLDIPPIKGVNPKTGEEVVRHTSDDEPFAALAFKILTDPYMGQLTYFRVYSGHLESGSYVLNATKDKKERVGRLLKMHANKREEIKEIYAGDICATVGLKYTTTGDTLCDENNPVVLESIEFPDPVISLAIEPKTKADQDKLSNALNKLAMEDPSFKVTVDEETGQTIIAGMGELHLEIIVDRLKREFKVDANIGKPQVAFRETIRKPVKIEGKYIKQTGGRGQYGHVWLEIEPMEPGSGFEFVNKIVGGAIPKEYIPAVEKGVIEAMETGVVAGYPVVDVRVTLFDGSYHEVDSSEMAFKIAASMAFKDGAKKADPVILEPIMKVEVVVPDEYTGDVMGDLNSRRGRVEGMEMRGNAQVIRCFVPLKEMFGYATVLRSLTQGRGTYTMIFDHYEEVPNNIAEEIIKSRT, via the coding sequence GTGGCAAGGAAATATCCTTTAGAGAAACAGAGAAATATAGGAATTATGGCCCACATTGATGCGGGTAAAACTACTACTACGGAAAGAATACTTTACTATACAGGTGTAAATTACAAGATTGGTGAAGTCCATGAAGGTACTGCTACAATGGACTGGATGGAGCAGGAGAAGGAAAGAGGTATAACTATTACTTCAGCTACTACACAATGTTTTTGGAATGGTTACAGAATTAATATAATTGATACTCCAGGGCACGTGGACTTTACTATAGAGGTTGAAAGATCCTTGAAAGTTTTGGATGGAGCAGTTGCAGTATTTTGTGCTGTTGGTGGTGTTGAGCCTCAATCCGAAACTGTTTGGAGACAGGCTGACAAATATAGAGTGCCAAGGATAGCTTTCGTTAATAAAATGGATAGAGTTGGCGCTGATTTCTTTAATGTTATGCAAATGATGGTTGATAGGTTAGGTGCAAGACCTGTTGCACTTCAGTTGCCTATTGGTGCAGAGGATTCTTTTGTTGGAGTTATTGATCTTGTGAAAATGAAAGCTATTGTTTGGACTGGTGATGAGCTTGGTGCGAAATATGATATTGTTGATATACCTGAAGAGTATGTTGATCAGGCAAACGAATATAGAGAAAAGTTAGTAGAAACAGTTTGTGAAGTAGATGAAGAGTTGATGGAGAAGTATTTTGAAGGGGAAGAAATTACAGAGCAAGAGTTAGTAAATGCTATCAGAAAAGGTACTATAAATATCGATTTTACTCCTGTGTTATGTGGTTCTGCTTTTAAAAACAAAGGAGTTCAACCTTTACTGGATGCAGTGGTGGCATATTTACCTTCACCATTGGATATACCACCAATTAAGGGTGTAAATCCAAAAACAGGTGAAGAGGTTGTTCGTCATACATCTGATGATGAACCTTTTGCTGCATTAGCATTTAAAATTTTGACTGACCCATATATGGGGCAACTTACCTATTTTAGGGTTTATTCTGGGCATCTTGAGTCTGGAAGTTATGTGTTGAATGCAACTAAAGATAAGAAAGAGCGCGTGGGTAGATTATTGAAAATGCACGCTAACAAACGTGAAGAGATTAAAGAGATTTATGCTGGTGATATTTGTGCAACAGTAGGTCTTAAATATACAACAACAGGTGATACTTTATGTGATGAAAATAACCCTGTTGTGTTAGAGTCAATAGAGTTCCCTGATCCGGTTATTTCTTTGGCTATTGAGCCAAAAACAAAAGCAGATCAGGATAAGCTATCAAATGCTTTAAATAAACTTGCGATGGAAGACCCATCTTTCAAAGTGACAGTAGATGAAGAAACTGGTCAAACAATTATTGCTGGTATGGGTGAATTACATCTTGAGATTATTGTTGATAGGTTAAAGAGAGAGTTTAAAGTTGATGCTAATATTGGTAAACCACAGGTTGCTTTTAGAGAAACTATTAGAAAGCCTGTTAAAATTGAAGGTAAATATATCAAACAGACTGGCGGTCGTGGTCAATATGGTCATGTATGGCTTGAAATTGAGCCAATGGAACCAGGTAGTGGTTTTGAGTTTGTAAATAAAATAGTTGGTGGTGCGATTCCAAAAGAGTATATCCCAGCTGTAGAAAAAGGTGTAATTGAAGCTATGGAAACTGGGGTAGTTGCAGGATATCCAGTTGTTGATGTTAGGGTTACTTTATTTGATGGTTCTTATCACGAAGTAGATTCATCAGAAATGGCTTTTAAAATAGCCGCGTCTATGGCATTTAAAGATGGTGCAAAAAAGGCTGATCCAGTTATTCTTGAGCCAATTATGAAAGTGGAAGTTGTGGTTCCTGATGAATATACAGGTGATGTTATGGGTGACCTTAATTCAAGAAGGGGTCGTGTAGAAGGTATGGAAATGAGAGGTAATGCTCAAGTTATTAGATGTTTTGTGCCTCTTAAAGAGATGTTTGGGTATGCTACTGTTTTAAGATCTCTTACTCAAGGAAGAGGTACTTATACAATGATATTTGATCATTATGAAGAAGTTCCAAATAATATTGCGGAAGAAATAATTAAGTCTAGGACATAG
- the rpsH gene encoding 30S ribosomal protein S8 codes for MVMTDPISDMLTRIRNATMVKKEEVSIPYSKLKESIINILKEEGYIKNYRVLNEGTKKNILIFLKYDATGESVIRGLKRVSTPGRRVYVKSKNLKPVLGGLGTGIVSTSQGIKTVKQCIKEKIGGEYICQVW; via the coding sequence ATGGTAATGACTGATCCTATTTCTGATATGTTGACAAGAATCAGAAATGCGACAATGGTAAAAAAAGAAGAAGTTTCAATCCCTTATTCAAAACTAAAAGAATCAATCATTAATATTCTTAAAGAAGAAGGGTATATTAAGAATTATAGGGTATTAAACGAAGGAACTAAGAAAAATATTTTAATTTTTCTTAAATATGATGCTACAGGTGAGTCTGTTATAAGAGGATTGAAAAGGGTTAGTACTCCAGGTAGAAGAGTATATGTTAAATCGAAAAATTTAAAGCCTGTTTTAGGTGGTTTAGGAACAGGTATAGTTTCAACTTCCCAAGGTATCAAAACTGTAAAACAGTGCATTAAAGAAAAAATTGGCGGCGAATATATTTGCCAAGTATGGTAG
- the rplB gene encoding 50S ribosomal protein L2, translating to MGIKTYKPTSPGLRFRTGSDFSEITKTEPEKSLVVPLKKKSGRNNYGRITVRHKGGGHKRLYRIIDFKRDKDGIPATVKSIEYDPNRSARIALLAYADGEKRYIIAPIGLKVGDSVLSGQGADIKPGNALKLKDIPVGTVIHNIEMRPGKGGQLARSAGTYAQLLSKEGKYCHVRLPSGEIRLILAECKATVGQVSNPDHENIKIGKAGRSRWLGIRPTVRGTAMNPIDHPHGGGEGRSKGGRHPVTPWGKPTKGYKTRKKNKPSDKYIISRRK from the coding sequence ATGGGTATTAAGACATATAAACCAACTTCACCTGGTTTGAGGTTTAGAACTGGTTCAGATTTTAGTGAAATAACTAAAACTGAACCTGAGAAATCATTGGTTGTACCATTAAAGAAAAAATCAGGTAGAAATAATTACGGAAGAATTACTGTAAGACATAAAGGTGGTGGTCACAAAAGACTTTATAGAATAATAGATTTTAAAAGGGATAAAGATGGTATCCCAGCTACTGTTAAATCTATAGAATATGACCCAAACAGAAGTGCAAGAATCGCACTGTTAGCTTATGCTGATGGAGAAAAAAGGTATATTATAGCTCCAATCGGTTTGAAAGTTGGAGATAGTGTTCTGAGTGGTCAGGGAGCTGATATTAAACCAGGGAATGCATTGAAGCTTAAAGATATCCCCGTGGGTACTGTAATACATAATATAGAAATGAGACCTGGAAAAGGTGGTCAGCTTGCAAGGTCAGCAGGAACTTATGCACAGTTACTTTCAAAAGAGGGTAAATACTGCCACGTTAGATTACCATCTGGTGAGATTAGATTAATCTTGGCAGAGTGCAAGGCCACTGTTGGTCAAGTATCAAATCCTGATCATGAAAATATTAAGATTGGAAAAGCTGGTAGAAGCAGATGGCTCGGTATCAGACCTACAGTAAGAGGTACTGCGATGAACCCAATTGACCATCCACATGGTGGTGGTGAAGGTAGATCTAAAGGTGGTAGACATCCAGTTACTCCTTGGGGTAAACCAACTAAAGGTTATAAAACACGTAAGAAAAATAAACCTTCGGATAAATATATTATATCCAGGCGTAAATAA
- the rpmC gene encoding 50S ribosomal protein L29, translating into MKASELRKLSIDELKKKELELKENLFRLRFKLATGDLENTAQIRETRKDIARIKTILREYELEGQNGK; encoded by the coding sequence ATGAAGGCTTCTGAATTAAGAAAATTGAGTATAGATGAACTTAAAAAGAAAGAGCTTGAGCTTAAAGAGAATCTTTTTAGATTGAGATTTAAATTAGCTACTGGTGATTTGGAGAATACTGCTCAGATTAGAGAAACGAGAAAAGATATTGCAAGAATAAAAACTATTTTAAGAGAATATGAGTTAGAGGGGCAAAATGGAAAGTAA
- the rplP gene encoding 50S ribosomal protein L16 translates to MLMPKRLKYRKVFKGRIKGKATKGNKIEFGEYGLQSMSKGKITSRQIEAARIAITRYVKRGGKVIIRIFPHKPVTKKPAETRMGKGKGAVEYYVAPVKEGTMLYEISGVTEAQAREAFRLASHKLPVKCKFVKKSDFEKEGE, encoded by the coding sequence ATGTTAATGCCTAAAAGATTAAAATATAGAAAAGTATTTAAAGGCAGAATAAAAGGTAAAGCTACAAAAGGGAATAAGATAGAGTTTGGCGAATATGGTCTACAGTCCATGTCAAAAGGGAAAATTACTAGTAGACAGATAGAAGCAGCGAGGATTGCAATCACCAGGTATGTAAAAAGAGGAGGGAAGGTAATAATCAGGATATTCCCTCATAAACCTGTAACCAAAAAACCTGCAGAAACAAGGATGGGGAAAGGTAAAGGTGCTGTTGAATATTATGTAGCTCCAGTTAAAGAAGGGACAATGTTATATGAAATCTCTGGTGTAACTGAAGCTCAGGCTCGTGAAGCTTTCAGACTCGCTTCTCATAAATTACCTGTTAAATGTAAGTTTGTTAAGAAATCTGACTTTGAGAAGGAGGGTGAGTAA
- the rplX gene encoding 50S ribosomal protein L24, whose protein sequence is MAVKYKLKKDDEVVVITGKDKGKKGKILRVDRKKGKVIVENVHVVKRHMKPNPLNPDGGIIEKEMPIDISNVMFYCKKCDKGVRLGYKILDDGKKQRFCKSCGEVVDKD, encoded by the coding sequence ATGGCTGTTAAGTATAAATTGAAAAAAGATGATGAAGTTGTTGTTATAACAGGTAAAGATAAAGGGAAAAAAGGTAAGATACTTCGTGTGGATAGAAAAAAAGGGAAAGTGATTGTTGAAAATGTTCATGTGGTTAAAAGACACATGAAACCAAACCCTTTAAACCCTGATGGTGGTATAATTGAAAAAGAGATGCCTATAGATATTTCAAATGTTATGTTTTACTGTAAAAAGTGTGATAAAGGCGTGAGATTAGGTTATAAAATACTAGATGATGGGAAAAAACAAAGATTTTGCAAAAGTTGTGGCGAAGTAGTAGATAAAGATTAA
- the rplC gene encoding 50S ribosomal protein L3: protein MLSGLLGKKIGMTQVFTSEGLVIPVTVLQVGPCVVVQKKVKEKDGYNALQIGFEKVTKLKKVNKPMLGHFKKHNVEPLKYLKEVKVDNPDEFNEGQEITVEIFNEGDFVDVQGISKGKGFQGVMKRHGFAGGPASHGSNFHRAPGSVGMCEFPGETPKGRKMPGRMGGEKVTVMGLEVVKVIPDKNLVLVKGAVPGHNNSLVYVRKAVKVRKRA, encoded by the coding sequence ATGTTGAGCGGATTGTTAGGTAAAAAAATTGGGATGACTCAGGTTTTTACATCTGAGGGATTAGTTATTCCAGTTACTGTTTTACAAGTAGGTCCTTGCGTTGTAGTACAAAAGAAAGTTAAAGAGAAAGATGGTTACAATGCCCTGCAAATAGGTTTTGAAAAAGTTACAAAATTAAAAAAAGTAAACAAACCAATGCTTGGTCATTTCAAAAAGCATAATGTTGAGCCATTAAAATATTTAAAAGAAGTTAAAGTTGATAACCCCGATGAATTTAATGAAGGTCAAGAGATCACTGTAGAAATATTTAATGAAGGTGATTTCGTTGATGTGCAGGGAATCTCTAAAGGTAAGGGGTTCCAAGGGGTTATGAAGAGACATGGTTTTGCTGGAGGTCCAGCATCACACGGTTCTAATTTTCACAGAGCACCAGGTTCTGTAGGGATGTGTGAATTCCCAGGTGAAACTCCAAAAGGGAGAAAGATGCCTGGTAGAATGGGTGGCGAAAAGGTTACCGTGATGGGATTGGAAGTAGTGAAAGTTATCCCTGATAAGAATTTGGTTTTAGTTAAAGGTGCTGTACCAGGTCATAATAATAGCCTGGTATATGTTAGAAAAGCTGTAAAAGTTAGGAAGAGAGCGTAA
- the rplE gene encoding 50S ribosomal protein L5, with the protein MSVLLEKYKKEVVPYLMEKFGYKNIMEVPKVEKVVLNMGVGEAISNPKILENAVNDMMLIAGQKPVITRARKSIAGFKLREGMPIGCKVTLRGVRAYEFLYRLFNIALARVRDFRGVNPNSFDGRGNYAMGIKEQIVFPEIDYDKIDKIRGFDVIITTTAKTDEEARELLRALGMPFAE; encoded by the coding sequence ATGAGTGTTTTGTTAGAAAAGTATAAAAAAGAAGTTGTCCCATATCTCATGGAGAAGTTTGGATATAAAAATATAATGGAAGTTCCTAAGGTAGAAAAAGTTGTATTAAATATGGGTGTAGGTGAAGCTATTAGTAACCCTAAGATTTTAGAGAATGCTGTTAATGATATGATGCTTATAGCTGGTCAAAAACCAGTAATTACAAGAGCAAGGAAGTCAATAGCTGGTTTTAAATTAAGAGAAGGGATGCCCATAGGATGTAAGGTTACTTTAAGGGGTGTAAGAGCGTATGAGTTTCTTTATAGATTATTTAATATTGCTCTTGCCAGAGTGAGAGACTTTAGAGGGGTTAATCCTAACTCTTTTGATGGTAGAGGCAACTATGCTATGGGTATAAAAGAGCAAATTGTTTTTCCTGAGATAGATTATGACAAAATAGATAAAATTCGCGGATTTGATGTTATTATTACAACAACAGCGAAAACTGATGAAGAGGCTAGAGAGCTCTTAAGAGCTTTAGGTATGCCATTTGCAGAATAA
- the rplD gene encoding 50S ribosomal protein L4: MAVIEVLNQENKKVKEVNLDDSIISYPVKPWLMHEVVVMQLACRRAGTHSTKTRGEVRGGGRKPWRQKGTGRARAGSIRSPLWVGGGTIFGPKPRDYSYKMPKKKVKNALKSALRAKLEDNALKIIESLNVENGKTKEAVAILKNFGANRKVLVVYNELDEKVIRAFRNIPYVKLLNVKGLNVYDLINARTILMLEDCLPRITEVLANA; this comes from the coding sequence ATGGCTGTGATAGAGGTATTAAATCAAGAAAATAAAAAAGTTAAAGAAGTAAACTTAGATGATTCTATAATTAGCTATCCTGTAAAGCCTTGGCTAATGCATGAAGTAGTTGTTATGCAGTTAGCATGTAGAAGAGCTGGTACTCATTCTACTAAAACAAGAGGCGAAGTTAGAGGTGGTGGTAGAAAACCATGGAGACAAAAGGGTACTGGTAGAGCAAGGGCTGGTTCAATTAGATCACCATTGTGGGTTGGTGGTGGAACAATTTTTGGGCCAAAACCTAGAGATTATTCATATAAGATGCCTAAAAAGAAAGTAAAAAATGCTCTTAAATCAGCTTTAAGGGCTAAATTAGAAGATAATGCATTAAAGATTATCGAAAGCTTAAATGTAGAAAACGGCAAGACAAAGGAGGCCGTAGCTATATTAAAAAATTTTGGTGCAAACAGAAAAGTATTGGTTGTTTACAATGAATTGGATGAAAAGGTTATCAGGGCATTTAGAAATATTCCATATGTAAAGTTATTAAATGTTAAAGGGCTTAATGTTTATGATTTAATCAACGCAAGGACAATATTGATGTTAGAAGATTGCCTTCCAAGGATTACGGAGGTATTAGCAAATGCTTAG
- the rpsQ gene encoding 30S ribosomal protein S17 — protein sequence MESKLRRKVRRGVVVSDAMDKSVVVKVETLKLHPKYHKFIKRSKKFMAHDENNECRAGDVVEIIETRPLSKRKRWRVSRIIERPASLND from the coding sequence ATGGAAAGTAAACTTAGGAGAAAAGTAAGAAGGGGTGTTGTTGTTAGTGATGCAATGGATAAGTCTGTAGTTGTAAAGGTAGAAACATTAAAATTGCACCCCAAATATCACAAGTTTATTAAACGTAGTAAAAAGTTTATGGCTCATGATGAAAATAATGAATGTAGAGCTGGTGATGTTGTTGAGATTATCGAAACTAGGCCACTTAGTAAAAGAAAAAGGTGGCGTGTTAGTAGGATAATTGAAAGACCTGCAAGTTTAAATGATTAG
- the rpsJ gene encoding 30S ribosomal protein S10 encodes MENQKIRIKLKSFDSRIIDKAVKDIVNTAKRTGARVVGPVPLPTRKEIFTVIRSPHVNKKSREQFELRTHKRLIDIYEYNPQTIDALMKLELSAGVDVEIKL; translated from the coding sequence ATGGAAAATCAAAAGATCCGTATAAAATTAAAATCCTTTGATAGCAGGATCATTGATAAGGCAGTTAAAGATATAGTGAATACAGCAAAAAGGACCGGCGCTAGGGTTGTCGGTCCTGTTCCTTTGCCAACAAGGAAGGAGATTTTTACAGTAATCAGATCTCCTCATGTTAATAAAAAATCAAGAGAGCAGTTTGAGTTAAGAACTCATAAGAGGCTTATTGATATTTACGAATACAATCCACAAACTATAGATGCATTGATGAAGTTAGAGTTATCTGCAGGTGTGGATGTAGAAATAAAATTATAA